From Hydra vulgaris chromosome 15, alternate assembly HydraT2T_AEP, one genomic window encodes:
- the LOC136092280 gene encoding uncharacterized protein LOC136092280: MIKERLFDSGLRELFAEEYYFVSLLIGIALFQGGQLPTYLPDSIIIKITKNTADICISNIQKGLNKFNLIRFFKEFPQLLELLRPSKVQFTAKMLLKLLKPKFSSEGSTALVKEKEIYSMFVKYVREVASGRRECVSLANILSFVTGASEEPLLGFALQPSVEFIPTIEADEKDQKTHEAYMYIPTAHTCSNCLVLPRGSLLCKLPANNDLFDVYDMAFTNNFFGTI; this comes from the exons ATGATTAAAGAGAGATTATTTGATAGTGGTTTGAGAGAACTCTTTGCTGAGGAATATTACTTTGTAAGTTTGTTAATTGGTATTGCACTCTTTCAAGGAGGGCAGCTACCAACATATTTACCTGACAGCATCATTATTAAGATCACCAAAAATACAGCAGATATTTGTATATCTAATATACAAAAAggtttaaacaagtttaatttgATAAGGTTTTTCAAAGAGTTTCCACAATTACTTGAATTATTAAGACCTTCAAAAGTACAATTCACAgcaaaaatgcttttaaaattattgaagcCAAAATTTTCATCAGAAGGGTCGACAGCTTTAGTCAAAGAAAAAGAGATTTATTCTATGTTTGTGAAATATGTCAGAgag gttGCCAGTGGTAGAAGAGAGTGTGTTTCATTGGCAAATATTCTTTCTTTCGTCACTGGAGCTTCAGAAGAGCCTCTACTTGGGTTTGCATTGCAACCGTCTGTTGAATTTATTCCTACTATTGAAGCTGATGAAAAA GATCAGAAGACACATGAAGCATATATGTACATACCAACTGCACATACTTGCTCTAATTGTTTAGTTTTGCCGCGTGGCTCGCTGTTATGCAAGCTTCCAGCTAATAACGACCTTTTTGATGTTTATGACATGGCAtttactaataacttttttggaaCAATATGA